A genomic region of Leptolyngbya sp. NIES-2104 contains the following coding sequences:
- a CDS encoding DUF1830 domain-containing protein, giving the protein MPQILDPLPSEGSDPILCCYVNATSLIQIARITNVPNWYFERVVFPGQRLLFEAVSTAQLEIHTGMMASAILSDTIPCSTLMVSEEGDDEPFPQSLGLAVTSHKVV; this is encoded by the coding sequence ATGCCTCAAATTCTTGATCCTCTTCCATCGGAAGGATCTGACCCAATTCTTTGCTGCTATGTAAATGCGACGAGCCTAATTCAAATTGCTCGGATTACAAATGTGCCCAATTGGTATTTTGAGCGCGTGGTTTTTCCGGGTCAGCGATTGTTATTTGAAGCCGTTTCGACCGCTCAACTAGAGATTCATACCGGAATGATGGCGAGCGCAATTTTATCCGATACGATTCCCTGTTCGACTCTGATGGTGAGCGAGGAGGGTGATGATGAACCGTTTCCCCAGTCTCTCGGATTGGCAGTGACTTCTCATAAAGTTGTGTAA